One genomic window of Sardina pilchardus chromosome 15, fSarPil1.1, whole genome shotgun sequence includes the following:
- the LOC134101632 gene encoding uncharacterized protein LOC134101632: MTAQYFPAQQASPMAVSMEAVTMVNLLVLEVVSRWKIVSALTKMEPITICVDGSTIPCSKQVKSLGVILGNTISFNAHINTISRNRFFHLRNIARLRPALTQQSAEVLVNAYVTSRLDYCNSILSGIPNKLLHRLQLIQNSAARIITCSKSTSHITPSLMQLHWLPVAYRINFKVLLLAYKSLNNNAPTYLTDLLEVYTPAHPLRSSSAGLLRVPEVNLCTLGERAFSYIAPRLWNSFSDSITVFKSRLKTYFFKKAYGLTD; this comes from the exons ATGACAGCTCAGTATTTCCCTGCCCAACAGGCCTCACCCATGGCTGTGTCCATGGAGGCCGTAACCATGGTGAACCTACTGGTGCTTGAGGTGGTGTCCAGATGGAAA ATAGTGAGTGCCCTTACTAAGATGGAACCTATCACCATCTGTGTAGATGGCAGCACCATCCCTTGCTCCAAACAGGTCAAGAGCCTTGGTGTCATACTGGGCAATACCATCTCGttcaatgcacacataaacaccataTCAAGAAATCGCTTTTTCCATCTAAGGAACATTGCACGGCTCCGCCCAGCACTCACCCAGCAGAGTGCAGAAGTCCTAGTCAATGCGTATGTGACTTCCCGccttgactactgtaattcaaTCTTGTCTGGAATCCCAAATAAGCTACTTCACCGGCTCCAACTCATCCAGAATTCTGCAGCGCGGATTATAACATGCTCCAAATCCACCAGCCATATAACACCATCGCTCATGcagctgcactggcttccagttgcCTACAGAATCAATTTCAAGGTCCTGCTCCTGGCATACAAGTCCCTAAACAACAACGCCCCTACCTACCTCACTGACCTCCTGGAAGTGTACACTCCTGCCCACCCTCTGAGATCCTCCTCAGCAGGCCTGCTACGTGTCCCTGAAGTGAACCTCTGCAccctgggagagagggctttCAGCTACATCGCCCCCAGGCTATGGAATTCATTCTCTGACTCAATTACTGTCTTTAAAAGTAGACTGAAAACATATTTCTTCAAGAAAGCTtatggactgactgactga